From a single Drosophila sulfurigaster albostrigata strain 15112-1811.04 chromosome 3, ASM2355843v2, whole genome shotgun sequence genomic region:
- the LOC133846529 gene encoding mediator of RNA polymerase II transcription subunit 14 isoform X1 gives MAPTPLPLEQMPGANAGYLPAGQEGGPRINTMSMSVLIDFIIQRTYHELMVLAELLPRKTDMERKVEIYAYAARTRHLFTRLNALVKWGNSVSKVDKSSQIMSFLDKQNMLFVETADMLARMSRETLVRARLPNFHIPAAVEVLTTGTYNRLPTCIRERIVPPDAITPAEKKQTLLRLNQVIQHRLVTGKLLPQMREFRIRNGRVTFEIKHEFSVALTVMGDNPDVPWRLLDIDVLVEDKETGDGKSLVHPVQVNYIHQLIQARLVENPNALSEVYNCLHYFCQSLQLEVLYTQTLRLNYERLDDNNVNVEEYVPGVKLSVSYWRDLKSELGYRLTVQSDPNEVGRPLAVVHMPSLGAKESAEVAERAVRSEHLSMERLIVHTVYIRSVSRLSDLKLEFQAFLKDVDFNLQGTPAILTVPVLSPCLRAEQIHITIDTHTGMFRCHVPKHLDCPITDDMQDCLNGDRSKLPALLSELRYWITHRRCEKTLQHLPATATETLPFLTLPEQDLLQVGRHKIYVKLHRHPNIILVVQLKEKSAMPNEMEYTFHLGFVVFQKDETDVVDDSAKQLVSIVTQPPSEIPKFYTKLMRLIEFDTFVATHGPGTEVDADLSPHKRKSNGDILAPPAKQQKTIFPAYFIPELAHVVAMCDEKIPFLNLAQTLSKFRIPHSGLQVEANATSLVLKILALPKPGANQPTTATGEAKPAPAPAAAATNNTSTALPKIEPHVWDDLMRRVLSISVRSQTNKNSQVRIWVVEFVFYSTPLQSTHQKEQGNRRTVYLTYEQANHDFSKTVEDLLNDWSKIVYLYTLVHDFSEQLRNKRLSLGDMLVVKSYSYVNLLLGYGPKKEVTCNIYWSVQSHGFRLTFVGGISAVNAHSMMRDQLAQHLNQQHSLTTIAHILHETYNPMSSIAKLPVLPLLGIPRPQVPVLSFCMLPQSPCLMRLTYQAVYCLELRFRANRLVSIRDGVSRFDRNAIEEITPIQGLKAFLSKYVDESAVYRRGPQDDDNPLSPMGMEDNFGGPSSVAGVGAGGSSPFLGAGMRGPQSPRDSGLRFPAPHTPPSSSNPHTPASPHPSAGGGGGSGAQSHANFNLTSPPAPHMPHQSPGGLMPSSPLNPQPSPHMVHSPGPNTLYMQSHQDSPFTAMSPANNNWPGSPSMPRPSPRPGQSPEHKSTGGAGQGVGGDRGTRASLNRPWPGAVPTLLTHEALETLCRPSPHPNKDINVADMSPLERFLGCVYMRRQLHRNIQSEETLTALNSTEPGVVLFKVDGLQCQVTLNPMHMQSLHLKVTQLPPMPDKPTFQLSPDDLLVIEQYFDTRVAAPPYRPNALHSICRLLNQPGHVLKDFVQIMRLELKPELGGDQLKWTVQMCMRMPPSALPIVPIGNACVVLGRMKILFFLHITRIPYNGKDWKDSPSLVLPIVHDIATNLTQVAERREQVQSPLMAAASQLLRRFADYGVQQCSLFPAISDLLTNLPLTTDLPPPPPNQSIGPPVGVGVGVGVGVGAGVGVGVVGSSPNPMMPMQQLPPQVGGHGPQMGPNPGGPQ, from the exons ATGGCGCCTACGCCGCTGCCGCTGGAACAAATGCCCGGTGCAAACGCTGGCTATTTGCCAGCTGGGCAGGAGGGAGGACCGCGCATCAATACCATGTCGATGTCCGTGCTAATTGATTTCATTATACAGCGCACATATCACGAGCTCATGGTGCTGGCCGAATT GTTGCCACGCAAAACGGACATGGAACGCAAGGTTGAAATCTATGCTTATGCGGCGCGTACACGGCATTTATTCACACGTCTCAATGCGCTGGTCAAATGGGGCAATTCCGTCTCGAAGGTGGACAAGAGCTCACAGATCATGAGCTTCCTGGACAAACAGAATATGCTCTTCGTGGAGACGGCGGATATGTTGGCGCGCATGTCCCGCGAGACGCTAGTGCGGGCtcgtttgcccaactttcACATTCCGGCCGCTGTTGAGGTCTTGACCACTGGCACCTACAATCGGCTGCCCACGTGCATCAGGGAACGCATTGTGCCGCCCGACGCAATTACGCCGGCAGAGAAGAAGCAGACGCTGTTGCGCCTCAATCAGGTAATACAGCATCGTCTGGTGACTGGCAAATTGCTGCCACAAATGCGTGAATTTCGCATACGCAATGGACGCGTTACATTCGAGATTAAGCATGAGTTTAGCGTCGCTCTCACCGTCATGGGCGACAATCCCGATGTACCATGGCGTCTGTTGGACATTGATGTGCTTGTTGAGGACAAAGAGACAGGCG ATGGCAAATCGTTGGTGCATCCGGTGCAGGTTAACTACATACACCAACTGATCCAGGCGCGTCTCGTCGAGAATCCCAATGCCTTGAGCGAGGTTTACAATTGCCTGCACTATTTCTGTCAGTCGCTGCAGCTGGAAGTGCTCTACACGCAAACGCTGCGCTTGAACTACGAACGCTTAGACGACAACAATGTCAATGTGGAGGAGTATGTGCCGGGTGTTAAGCTGAGCGTATCTTATTGGCGTGATCTCAAATCTGAGCTGGGATATCGTCTCACTGTTCAATCGGATCCCAATGAAGTAGGACGACCTTTGGCAGTGGTCCACATGCCTTCGTTGGGCGCCAAAGAATCCGCCGAGGTGGCTGAACGTGCCGTGCGCTCCGAGCACCTTTCGATGGAACGCTTAATTGTGCACACTGTTTATATACGATCGGTGTCGCGACTAAGTGATCTCAAGCTGGAGTTCCAGGCCTTCCTCAAAGACGTTGACT TTAATCTGCAAGGCACTCCAGCGATTTTGACGGTGCCTGTGCTATCCCCTTGCTTGCGAGCCGAGCAGATTCACATCACCATTGATACGCACACGGGCATGTTCCGCTGTCATGTGCCCAAGCACTTGGATTGCCCCATTACAGATGATATGCAAGACTGTCTGAATGGCGATCGCAGCAAGCTGCCTGCTTTGCTGTCGGAGCTGCGCTATTGGATCACACACAGACGTTGCGAGAAAACGCTGCAGCATTTGCCTGCCACAGCAACGGAGACGCTACCTTTCCTCACTCTGCCCGAGCAGGACTTGTTGCAGGTTGGTCGTCACAAGATCTACGTGAAGCTGCATCGTCATCCCAATATTATATTG GTGGTTCAATTGAAGGAGAAGAGCGCAATGCCTAATGAAATGGAGTACACTTTCCACTTGGGCTTTGTTGTATTTCAAAAGGATGAAACCGATGTGGTGGATGACTCGGCCAAGCAACTAGTTTCTATTGTAACGCAGCCACCTTCGGAGATTCCCAAAttctatacaaaattaatgcgCCTCATTGAGTTTGACACTTTTGTGGCCACCCATGGCCCCGGTACTGAAGTGGATG CAGATTTATCACCACATAAGCGCAAGTCGAATGGCGACATTTTGGCACCGCCAGCCAAGCAACAAAAGACCATCTTTCCCGCCTACTTTATACCCGAATTGGCGCACGTTGTGGCCATGTGCGATGAGAAGATACCCTTCTTGAATCTGGCACAAACGCTATCCAAGTTTCGCATTCCGCATAGCGGCCTGCAAGTGGAGGCAAATGCCACATCGCTTGTGCTCAAGATTCTAGCATTGCCCAAGCCAGGCGCCAATCAACCAACGACTGCAACTGGCGAAGCTAAACCAGCGCCAGcaccagctgcagctgctacCAACAACACTTCAACTGCACTGCCCAAGATAGAGCCACATGTCTGGGATGACTTAATGCGACGTGTGCTGTCGATTTCGGTGCGTTCGCAAACCAACAAGAATAGCCAAGTGCGCATTTGGGTTGTGGAGTTTGTCTTCTACAGCACGCCGCTGCAGAGCACACATCAGAAGGAACAAGGCAATCGACGTACTGTGTATTTAACGTATGAGCAGGCGAATCATGACTTCTCCAAGACTGTCGAAGATCTGCTTAACGATTGGTCCAAGATTGTCTATCTCTACACGCTTGTGCACGACTTTTCCGAGCAGTTGCGCAACA AACGTCTCAGCTTGGGTGACATGCTTGTGGTCAAGTCCTACAGCTATGTGAATCTGTTGCTTGGCTATGGGCCTAAGAAGGAAGTAACCTGCAACATTTACTGGTCCGTGCAATCGCATGGCTTCCGTCTCACCTTTGTCGGTGGCATCTCCGCCGTAAATGCGCACTCCATGATGCGAGATCAGCTTGCACAGCATCTGAATCAACAGCACAGCTTGACGACCATTGCACACATACTGCACGAAACTTATAATCCAATGAGCTCCATTGCTAAGCTGCCTGTTCTGCCCCTACTTGGCATTCCT CGTCCCCAGGTGCCTGTGCTGTCGTTCTGCATGTTGCCACAGTCGCCTTGCCTCATGCGTCTCACCTATCAGGCGGTCTACTGTCTGGAGCTGCGCTTCCGTGCCAATCGACTCGTCTCCATACGCGATGGCGTCAGTCGCTTTGATCGCAATGCCATCGAGGAGATTACACCTATACAGGGATTGAAGGCATTCTTGTCCAAGTACGTGGATGAGTCTGCTGTGTATCGACGTGGACCTCAGGATGATGACAATCCGCTGTCGCCCATGGGCATGGAGGATAATTTCGGCGGACCAAGCAGTGTAGCAGGAGTAGGTGCTGGGGGTTCGTCTCCATTCTTGGGCGCCGGCATGCGTGGTCCACAATCGCCTAGGGACAGTGGACTGCGTTTTCCAGCCCCGCACACGCCGCCCTCCAGCTCCAATCCGCACACACCGGCCAGTCCGCATCCCAGTgccggtggcggtggtggcagCGGTGCCCAGAGTCATGCCAACTTTAATTTGACATCGCCGCCGGCACCGCATATGCCGCATCAGTCGCCGGGCGGCTTGATGCCCTCGTCACCGCTGAATCCTCAGCCCAGTCCGCACATGGTGCACAGTCCGGGACCCAATACGCTGTACATGCAAAGCCATCAGGATTCACCATTCACTGCCATGTCGCCGGCGAACAACAATTGGCCCGGTTCGCCCAGCATGCCACGCCCCTCGCCTCGTCCCGGCCAGAGTCCCGAGCACAAGAGCACTGGTGGCGCTGGTCAAGGCGTCGGTGGTGATCGTGGCACGCGTGCCAGTCTGAATCGTCCTTGGCCAGGAGCTGTACCTACGCTGCTCACGCACGAGGCACTCGAGACGTTGTGTCGCCCCAGTCCGCATCCCAACAAGGATATCAATGTGGCGGATATGAGTCCGTTGGAACGCTTCCTAGGATGTGTCTACATGCGCCGGCAACTGCATCGCAACATACAGAGCGAGGAGACCTTGACGGCGCTCAACTCAACGGAGCCAGGTGTGGTGCTTTTCAAGGTGGACGGATTGCAGTGCCAGGTGACGTTGAATCCCATGCATATGCAGTCGCTGCACTTGAAGGTCACCCAGTTGCCACCGATGCCCGACAAACCCACGTTCCAGCTAAGTCCCGACGATCTGCTCGTCATCGAGCAATATTTTGACACCCGCGTCGCTGCCCCGCCGTATCGCCCCAACGCGTTGCACAGCATTTGCCGCTTGCTAAACCAACCAGGACATGTGCTCAAGGATTTCGTGCAGATCATGCGGCTGGAGCTGAAACCGGAGCTGGGCGGCGATCAACTGAAGTGGACGGTGCAGATGTGCATGCGAATGCCACCCTCGGCGCTTCCGATTGTGCCCATTGGCAATGCGTGCGTGGTGCTGGGACGCATGAAGATACTGTTCTTCCTGCACATCACACGGATACCGTACAACGGCAAGGACTGGAAGGATAGCCCCTCCCTGGTGCTGCCCATCGTGCACGACATTGCCACCAATCTGACGCAAGTGGCCGAGCGACGCGAACAGGTGCAATCCCCGCTGATGGCAGCAGCCAGTCAGTTGCTGCGTCGCTTCGCCGATTATGGAGTGCAGCAGTGCTCGCTATTTCCAGCAATCTCGGATCTGCTGACCAATCTGCCGCTTACCACAGAtctgccgccaccgccacccaATCAATCCATTGGTCCGCCAGTTGGtgtgggcgttggcgttggaGTCGGAGTGGGAGCTGGTGTGGGAGTTGGTGTTGTGGGCTCGAGTCCGAATCCGATGATGCCGATGCAACAGCTGCCGCCACAGGTGGGAGGACATGGCCCGCAGATGGGTCCGAATCCTGGGGGTCCGCAGTGA
- the LOC133846529 gene encoding mediator of RNA polymerase II transcription subunit 14 isoform X2 produces MAPTPLPLEQMPGANAGYLPAGQEGGPRINTMSMSVLIDFIIQRTYHELMVLAELLPRKTDMERKVEIYAYAARTRHLFTRLNALVKWGNSVSKVDKSSQIMSFLDKQNMLFVETADMLARMSRETLVRARLPNFHIPAAVEVLTTGTYNRLPTCIRERIVPPDAITPAEKKQTLLRLNQVIQHRLVTGKLLPQMREFRIRNGRVTFEIKHEFSVALTVMGDNPDVPWRLLDIDVLVEDKETGDGKSLVHPVQVNYIHQLIQARLVENPNALSEVYNCLHYFCQSLQLEVLYTQTLRLNYERLDDNNVNVEEYVPGVKLSVSYWRDLKSELGYRLTVQSDPNEVGRPLAVVHMPSLGAKESAEVAERAVRSEHLSMERLIVHTVYIRSVSRLSDLKLEFQAFLKDVDFNLQGTPAILTVPVLSPCLRAEQIHITIDTHTGMFRCHVPKHLDCPITDDMQDCLNGDRSKLPALLSELRYWITHRRCEKTLQHLPATATETLPFLTLPEQDLLQVGRHKIYVKLHRHPNIILVVQLKEKSAMPNEMEYTFHLGFVVFQKDETDVVDDSAKQLVSIVTQPPSEIPKFYTKLMRLIEFDTFVATHGPGTEVDDLSPHKRKSNGDILAPPAKQQKTIFPAYFIPELAHVVAMCDEKIPFLNLAQTLSKFRIPHSGLQVEANATSLVLKILALPKPGANQPTTATGEAKPAPAPAAAATNNTSTALPKIEPHVWDDLMRRVLSISVRSQTNKNSQVRIWVVEFVFYSTPLQSTHQKEQGNRRTVYLTYEQANHDFSKTVEDLLNDWSKIVYLYTLVHDFSEQLRNKRLSLGDMLVVKSYSYVNLLLGYGPKKEVTCNIYWSVQSHGFRLTFVGGISAVNAHSMMRDQLAQHLNQQHSLTTIAHILHETYNPMSSIAKLPVLPLLGIPRPQVPVLSFCMLPQSPCLMRLTYQAVYCLELRFRANRLVSIRDGVSRFDRNAIEEITPIQGLKAFLSKYVDESAVYRRGPQDDDNPLSPMGMEDNFGGPSSVAGVGAGGSSPFLGAGMRGPQSPRDSGLRFPAPHTPPSSSNPHTPASPHPSAGGGGGSGAQSHANFNLTSPPAPHMPHQSPGGLMPSSPLNPQPSPHMVHSPGPNTLYMQSHQDSPFTAMSPANNNWPGSPSMPRPSPRPGQSPEHKSTGGAGQGVGGDRGTRASLNRPWPGAVPTLLTHEALETLCRPSPHPNKDINVADMSPLERFLGCVYMRRQLHRNIQSEETLTALNSTEPGVVLFKVDGLQCQVTLNPMHMQSLHLKVTQLPPMPDKPTFQLSPDDLLVIEQYFDTRVAAPPYRPNALHSICRLLNQPGHVLKDFVQIMRLELKPELGGDQLKWTVQMCMRMPPSALPIVPIGNACVVLGRMKILFFLHITRIPYNGKDWKDSPSLVLPIVHDIATNLTQVAERREQVQSPLMAAASQLLRRFADYGVQQCSLFPAISDLLTNLPLTTDLPPPPPNQSIGPPVGVGVGVGVGVGAGVGVGVVGSSPNPMMPMQQLPPQVGGHGPQMGPNPGGPQ; encoded by the exons ATGGCGCCTACGCCGCTGCCGCTGGAACAAATGCCCGGTGCAAACGCTGGCTATTTGCCAGCTGGGCAGGAGGGAGGACCGCGCATCAATACCATGTCGATGTCCGTGCTAATTGATTTCATTATACAGCGCACATATCACGAGCTCATGGTGCTGGCCGAATT GTTGCCACGCAAAACGGACATGGAACGCAAGGTTGAAATCTATGCTTATGCGGCGCGTACACGGCATTTATTCACACGTCTCAATGCGCTGGTCAAATGGGGCAATTCCGTCTCGAAGGTGGACAAGAGCTCACAGATCATGAGCTTCCTGGACAAACAGAATATGCTCTTCGTGGAGACGGCGGATATGTTGGCGCGCATGTCCCGCGAGACGCTAGTGCGGGCtcgtttgcccaactttcACATTCCGGCCGCTGTTGAGGTCTTGACCACTGGCACCTACAATCGGCTGCCCACGTGCATCAGGGAACGCATTGTGCCGCCCGACGCAATTACGCCGGCAGAGAAGAAGCAGACGCTGTTGCGCCTCAATCAGGTAATACAGCATCGTCTGGTGACTGGCAAATTGCTGCCACAAATGCGTGAATTTCGCATACGCAATGGACGCGTTACATTCGAGATTAAGCATGAGTTTAGCGTCGCTCTCACCGTCATGGGCGACAATCCCGATGTACCATGGCGTCTGTTGGACATTGATGTGCTTGTTGAGGACAAAGAGACAGGCG ATGGCAAATCGTTGGTGCATCCGGTGCAGGTTAACTACATACACCAACTGATCCAGGCGCGTCTCGTCGAGAATCCCAATGCCTTGAGCGAGGTTTACAATTGCCTGCACTATTTCTGTCAGTCGCTGCAGCTGGAAGTGCTCTACACGCAAACGCTGCGCTTGAACTACGAACGCTTAGACGACAACAATGTCAATGTGGAGGAGTATGTGCCGGGTGTTAAGCTGAGCGTATCTTATTGGCGTGATCTCAAATCTGAGCTGGGATATCGTCTCACTGTTCAATCGGATCCCAATGAAGTAGGACGACCTTTGGCAGTGGTCCACATGCCTTCGTTGGGCGCCAAAGAATCCGCCGAGGTGGCTGAACGTGCCGTGCGCTCCGAGCACCTTTCGATGGAACGCTTAATTGTGCACACTGTTTATATACGATCGGTGTCGCGACTAAGTGATCTCAAGCTGGAGTTCCAGGCCTTCCTCAAAGACGTTGACT TTAATCTGCAAGGCACTCCAGCGATTTTGACGGTGCCTGTGCTATCCCCTTGCTTGCGAGCCGAGCAGATTCACATCACCATTGATACGCACACGGGCATGTTCCGCTGTCATGTGCCCAAGCACTTGGATTGCCCCATTACAGATGATATGCAAGACTGTCTGAATGGCGATCGCAGCAAGCTGCCTGCTTTGCTGTCGGAGCTGCGCTATTGGATCACACACAGACGTTGCGAGAAAACGCTGCAGCATTTGCCTGCCACAGCAACGGAGACGCTACCTTTCCTCACTCTGCCCGAGCAGGACTTGTTGCAGGTTGGTCGTCACAAGATCTACGTGAAGCTGCATCGTCATCCCAATATTATATTG GTGGTTCAATTGAAGGAGAAGAGCGCAATGCCTAATGAAATGGAGTACACTTTCCACTTGGGCTTTGTTGTATTTCAAAAGGATGAAACCGATGTGGTGGATGACTCGGCCAAGCAACTAGTTTCTATTGTAACGCAGCCACCTTCGGAGATTCCCAAAttctatacaaaattaatgcgCCTCATTGAGTTTGACACTTTTGTGGCCACCCATGGCCCCGGTACTGAAGTGGATG ATTTATCACCACATAAGCGCAAGTCGAATGGCGACATTTTGGCACCGCCAGCCAAGCAACAAAAGACCATCTTTCCCGCCTACTTTATACCCGAATTGGCGCACGTTGTGGCCATGTGCGATGAGAAGATACCCTTCTTGAATCTGGCACAAACGCTATCCAAGTTTCGCATTCCGCATAGCGGCCTGCAAGTGGAGGCAAATGCCACATCGCTTGTGCTCAAGATTCTAGCATTGCCCAAGCCAGGCGCCAATCAACCAACGACTGCAACTGGCGAAGCTAAACCAGCGCCAGcaccagctgcagctgctacCAACAACACTTCAACTGCACTGCCCAAGATAGAGCCACATGTCTGGGATGACTTAATGCGACGTGTGCTGTCGATTTCGGTGCGTTCGCAAACCAACAAGAATAGCCAAGTGCGCATTTGGGTTGTGGAGTTTGTCTTCTACAGCACGCCGCTGCAGAGCACACATCAGAAGGAACAAGGCAATCGACGTACTGTGTATTTAACGTATGAGCAGGCGAATCATGACTTCTCCAAGACTGTCGAAGATCTGCTTAACGATTGGTCCAAGATTGTCTATCTCTACACGCTTGTGCACGACTTTTCCGAGCAGTTGCGCAACA AACGTCTCAGCTTGGGTGACATGCTTGTGGTCAAGTCCTACAGCTATGTGAATCTGTTGCTTGGCTATGGGCCTAAGAAGGAAGTAACCTGCAACATTTACTGGTCCGTGCAATCGCATGGCTTCCGTCTCACCTTTGTCGGTGGCATCTCCGCCGTAAATGCGCACTCCATGATGCGAGATCAGCTTGCACAGCATCTGAATCAACAGCACAGCTTGACGACCATTGCACACATACTGCACGAAACTTATAATCCAATGAGCTCCATTGCTAAGCTGCCTGTTCTGCCCCTACTTGGCATTCCT CGTCCCCAGGTGCCTGTGCTGTCGTTCTGCATGTTGCCACAGTCGCCTTGCCTCATGCGTCTCACCTATCAGGCGGTCTACTGTCTGGAGCTGCGCTTCCGTGCCAATCGACTCGTCTCCATACGCGATGGCGTCAGTCGCTTTGATCGCAATGCCATCGAGGAGATTACACCTATACAGGGATTGAAGGCATTCTTGTCCAAGTACGTGGATGAGTCTGCTGTGTATCGACGTGGACCTCAGGATGATGACAATCCGCTGTCGCCCATGGGCATGGAGGATAATTTCGGCGGACCAAGCAGTGTAGCAGGAGTAGGTGCTGGGGGTTCGTCTCCATTCTTGGGCGCCGGCATGCGTGGTCCACAATCGCCTAGGGACAGTGGACTGCGTTTTCCAGCCCCGCACACGCCGCCCTCCAGCTCCAATCCGCACACACCGGCCAGTCCGCATCCCAGTgccggtggcggtggtggcagCGGTGCCCAGAGTCATGCCAACTTTAATTTGACATCGCCGCCGGCACCGCATATGCCGCATCAGTCGCCGGGCGGCTTGATGCCCTCGTCACCGCTGAATCCTCAGCCCAGTCCGCACATGGTGCACAGTCCGGGACCCAATACGCTGTACATGCAAAGCCATCAGGATTCACCATTCACTGCCATGTCGCCGGCGAACAACAATTGGCCCGGTTCGCCCAGCATGCCACGCCCCTCGCCTCGTCCCGGCCAGAGTCCCGAGCACAAGAGCACTGGTGGCGCTGGTCAAGGCGTCGGTGGTGATCGTGGCACGCGTGCCAGTCTGAATCGTCCTTGGCCAGGAGCTGTACCTACGCTGCTCACGCACGAGGCACTCGAGACGTTGTGTCGCCCCAGTCCGCATCCCAACAAGGATATCAATGTGGCGGATATGAGTCCGTTGGAACGCTTCCTAGGATGTGTCTACATGCGCCGGCAACTGCATCGCAACATACAGAGCGAGGAGACCTTGACGGCGCTCAACTCAACGGAGCCAGGTGTGGTGCTTTTCAAGGTGGACGGATTGCAGTGCCAGGTGACGTTGAATCCCATGCATATGCAGTCGCTGCACTTGAAGGTCACCCAGTTGCCACCGATGCCCGACAAACCCACGTTCCAGCTAAGTCCCGACGATCTGCTCGTCATCGAGCAATATTTTGACACCCGCGTCGCTGCCCCGCCGTATCGCCCCAACGCGTTGCACAGCATTTGCCGCTTGCTAAACCAACCAGGACATGTGCTCAAGGATTTCGTGCAGATCATGCGGCTGGAGCTGAAACCGGAGCTGGGCGGCGATCAACTGAAGTGGACGGTGCAGATGTGCATGCGAATGCCACCCTCGGCGCTTCCGATTGTGCCCATTGGCAATGCGTGCGTGGTGCTGGGACGCATGAAGATACTGTTCTTCCTGCACATCACACGGATACCGTACAACGGCAAGGACTGGAAGGATAGCCCCTCCCTGGTGCTGCCCATCGTGCACGACATTGCCACCAATCTGACGCAAGTGGCCGAGCGACGCGAACAGGTGCAATCCCCGCTGATGGCAGCAGCCAGTCAGTTGCTGCGTCGCTTCGCCGATTATGGAGTGCAGCAGTGCTCGCTATTTCCAGCAATCTCGGATCTGCTGACCAATCTGCCGCTTACCACAGAtctgccgccaccgccacccaATCAATCCATTGGTCCGCCAGTTGGtgtgggcgttggcgttggaGTCGGAGTGGGAGCTGGTGTGGGAGTTGGTGTTGTGGGCTCGAGTCCGAATCCGATGATGCCGATGCAACAGCTGCCGCCACAGGTGGGAGGACATGGCCCGCAGATGGGTCCGAATCCTGGGGGTCCGCAGTGA